One Streptomyces lincolnensis genomic region harbors:
- a CDS encoding alpha/beta hydrolase, translated as MGLTSTTVLALAVASAVLLFVGTVWCWPRLARRSWPAVGGRVGLLLATQVMLFASVGLAANQAFGFYASWADLFGQEKDQGVVVDHTPGVRSDGSLRVTETRKAREGGDFRPHIGGQVQKVDIVGRKSHIATPAYVYLPPEYFQPQYRDRTFPASVVLTGYPGTARALVDKLRFPGTALKLAEEGRMQPMILVMLRPTVAPPRDTECVDIPDGPQTETFFASDLPEAVGDHYRVDKGPGAWGIIGDSTGGYCALKLAMHHPRVYAAGAGLSAYYKAPIDATTGDLFHGDKGLRDRADLLWYLKHMPAPDTSLLVTSSKVGESNYKDTLEFIERAKDTNLTRISSIILESGGHNFNTWRREIPGTLQWISGRLGDQRK; from the coding sequence ATGGGTCTTACGAGTACGACGGTGCTGGCACTGGCGGTGGCGTCCGCCGTGCTGCTGTTCGTCGGCACGGTGTGGTGCTGGCCGCGGCTGGCGCGCAGGAGCTGGCCGGCGGTCGGCGGGCGGGTCGGCCTGCTGCTGGCCACACAGGTGATGCTGTTCGCGTCGGTGGGGCTGGCCGCCAACCAGGCCTTCGGTTTCTACGCCAGTTGGGCGGACCTGTTCGGACAGGAGAAGGACCAGGGGGTGGTCGTCGACCACACTCCGGGCGTCCGTTCCGACGGCTCTCTGCGGGTGACCGAGACACGAAAGGCGCGAGAAGGGGGTGACTTCCGGCCACACATCGGAGGGCAGGTCCAGAAGGTCGACATCGTCGGCCGCAAGAGCCATATCGCCACGCCGGCGTATGTGTACCTGCCGCCGGAGTACTTCCAGCCGCAGTACCGCGACCGCACGTTTCCCGCGTCCGTCGTCCTCACCGGATATCCGGGCACGGCCCGCGCCCTGGTGGACAAACTCCGCTTCCCGGGTACGGCTTTGAAGCTCGCCGAGGAAGGCCGTATGCAGCCGATGATCCTGGTGATGCTGCGGCCGACGGTGGCGCCGCCGCGGGACACCGAGTGCGTGGACATCCCGGACGGGCCGCAGACGGAGACGTTCTTCGCCAGTGATCTGCCCGAGGCCGTGGGGGATCACTACAGGGTGGACAAGGGGCCGGGCGCCTGGGGGATCATCGGCGACTCCACGGGCGGGTACTGCGCGCTGAAGCTGGCCATGCACCATCCCCGCGTGTACGCCGCCGGGGCGGGTCTGTCGGCCTACTACAAAGCGCCGATCGACGCGACGACGGGCGACCTCTTCCACGGCGACAAGGGACTGCGCGACCGCGCCGACCTGTTGTGGTACCTCAAGCACATGCCCGCGCCCGACACTTCACTGCTCGTCACCAGCAGCAAGGTCGGGGAGTCGAACTACAAGGACACGTTGGAGTTCATCGAGCGCGCCAAGGACACGAATCTGACCCGTATCTCGTCGATCATCCTCGAAAGCGGCGGCCACAACTTCAACACCTGGAGGCGGGAGATTCCGGGGACGCTCCAGTGGATCAGCGGGCGGCTGGGCGACCAGCGGAAATGA
- a CDS encoding PH domain-containing protein, with the protein METGSPDDTQTTGDEPVWTGLPPRLLTMRRLLLVVWLGLLAVALGLLLGLLAGPAWAAFAVLPLALMAWGWVLLGRNWASWRYAERADDLLISRGVLWQEETVVPYGRMQLVEVTSGPVERHFRLASVQLHTAAAATDATIPGLDPAEAERLRDRLTELGEARSAGL; encoded by the coding sequence ATGGAGACGGGGAGCCCTGACGACACGCAGACCACGGGGGACGAGCCGGTGTGGACCGGGTTGCCGCCGAGGCTGCTGACCATGCGACGGCTGCTGCTGGTGGTGTGGCTCGGCCTGCTGGCCGTGGCGCTCGGCCTGCTGCTCGGGCTGCTCGCCGGACCGGCCTGGGCCGCGTTCGCGGTGCTGCCGCTGGCGCTCATGGCCTGGGGCTGGGTGCTGCTCGGCCGCAACTGGGCCTCCTGGCGGTACGCCGAACGCGCCGACGACCTGCTGATCAGCCGGGGTGTGCTGTGGCAGGAGGAGACGGTCGTGCCGTACGGCCGGATGCAGCTGGTGGAGGTCACCTCCGGGCCCGTCGAACGGCACTTCCGGCTGGCCAGCGTGCAGCTGCACACCGCGGCCGCCGCGACCGACGCGACGATTCCCGGCCTCGACCCGGCCGAGGCGGAGCGGCTGCGCGACCGGCTCACCGAGCTCGGCGAGGCCCGATCGGCGGGCCTGTGA
- a CDS encoding PH domain-containing protein, with translation MTTPGVDDAVKEKPPLTERRLHPVTPLRRAWAPVAVLIGWAVHDPDQTQRQLARLTTTTLLIALAVLVPAAALYGFLTWWFTHFAVTESELRIRTGLVFRRTAHIRLERIQAVDVTQPLLARVAGVAKLKLDVVGADKKDELAFLGEREARALRAELLARAAGFAPETAHEVGEAPARQLLRTPPRDLALSLVLTGATWGTLAAALVVPPLLWLATHSVWSVLATALPLLGAAGASSVGRFVSEYDWTVGESPDGLRIDHGLLDRTHETVPPGRVQTVRIVEPLLWRRRGWVRVELDVAGSSNSVLVPVAPREVAEAVVARVLPGVTVPPLSALSPPPRRAARCMPLWWRGHGLVVTDAVFAARHGLLRRSLALVPHAKVQSVRLTQGPWERLWRVADVRVDTGANKTVAARLRDAQEAAELLKAQAERSRTGREGARPDRWMV, from the coding sequence GTGACGACGCCGGGCGTCGATGACGCCGTAAAAGAGAAACCGCCGCTGACCGAGCGGCGGCTGCACCCGGTGACGCCGCTCAGGCGGGCGTGGGCGCCGGTCGCCGTGCTCATCGGGTGGGCCGTGCACGATCCCGACCAGACGCAGCGCCAGCTGGCCCGGCTGACCACCACCACGCTGCTGATCGCGCTCGCCGTACTGGTCCCCGCCGCCGCCCTCTACGGCTTTCTGACCTGGTGGTTCACCCACTTCGCGGTGACCGAGAGCGAACTGCGCATCCGTACCGGGCTGGTGTTCCGGCGCACCGCGCACATCCGGCTGGAACGGATCCAGGCCGTCGACGTCACCCAGCCGCTGCTCGCCCGGGTCGCGGGCGTGGCGAAACTCAAGCTGGACGTCGTGGGCGCGGACAAGAAGGACGAGCTCGCCTTCCTCGGGGAGCGCGAGGCGCGTGCGCTCCGCGCGGAACTCCTCGCGCGCGCCGCCGGTTTCGCTCCCGAGACGGCGCACGAGGTCGGGGAGGCGCCGGCGCGTCAGCTGCTGCGCACGCCTCCGCGCGATCTCGCGCTCTCCCTCGTGCTGACGGGCGCCACCTGGGGCACCCTGGCCGCCGCCCTCGTCGTACCGCCCCTGCTGTGGCTGGCCACCCACAGCGTGTGGTCGGTCCTGGCGACCGCGCTGCCCCTGCTGGGCGCGGCGGGCGCGAGCAGCGTGGGGCGGTTCGTCAGCGAGTACGACTGGACGGTGGGCGAGTCCCCGGACGGGCTGCGCATCGACCACGGCCTCCTGGACCGCACCCACGAGACGGTGCCGCCGGGGCGCGTGCAGACCGTGCGGATCGTGGAGCCGCTGCTGTGGCGGCGGCGCGGCTGGGTGCGGGTGGAGCTCGACGTGGCCGGGTCGTCCAACTCCGTGCTGGTGCCGGTCGCCCCGCGCGAGGTCGCCGAAGCGGTCGTCGCGCGCGTGCTGCCCGGGGTGACCGTGCCGCCGCTGTCGGCGCTCTCCCCGCCGCCCCGCCGGGCCGCGCGCTGTATGCCGCTGTGGTGGCGGGGACACGGACTCGTCGTCACCGACGCGGTGTTCGCCGCGCGCCACGGGCTGCTGCGGCGGAGCCTGGCACTCGTCCCGCATGCCAAGGTCCAGAGCGTACGGCTCACCCAGGGGCCCTGGGAGCGCCTGTGGCGGGTCGCGGACGTGCGCGTGGACACGGGGGCCAACAAGACCGTGGCGGCGCGGCTGAGGGACGCCCAGGAGGCCGCGGAACTGCTGAAGGCGCAGGCGGAGCGGTCCCGGACGGGACGGGAAGGGGCACGGCCCGACCGCTGGATGGTCTGA
- a CDS encoding phosphatidylglycerol lysyltransferase domain-containing protein translates to MSGGVPARSHRMRRFLRGPRPEAVPALVGRACALVGLLDIAAGVFPRFRHSRMHTLAEVLPGAFGPFAAALSLSAGVLLLLLAHGLKRHKRRAWRAAVALLPVGIVAQFTYRHSPVGMLISLVLLALLLIHRDQFSALPDPRSRWRALANFVLMSAGSLALGLVIVSAHPQTLVGDPSLADRISHVLYGLFGFEGPVDYRGNASWTVAFSLGALGLLTAITTIYLAFRPEHPAARLTEEDESRLRALLVKHGARDSLGHFALRRDKAVVFSPSGKAAVTYRVVSGVMLASGDPIGDVEAWPGAIERFMDEAKAHSWTPAVMGCSETGGEVWTRETGLDALELGDEAVVDVADFSLAGRAMRNVRQMVKRIERAGYDTRVRRVRDLGELELERIRQAAEDWRGTDNERGFSMALGRIGDPADGDCLIATAHKTDDHPGPYGDLKAILHFVPWGTDGASLDLMRRDRSADPGMNELLIVAALQAAPKLGITRVSLNFAMFRSALARGEKIGAGPVLRAWRGLLVFLSRWFQIESLYKFNAKFQPRWEPRFVVYRASGDLPRIGFAAMQAEGFVDLALPLPRFLRRRTHAARVCAHAVTKQDARAA, encoded by the coding sequence ATGTCGGGTGGGGTTCCTGCCCGATCACATCGGATGCGCCGCTTTCTGCGCGGTCCGCGGCCCGAGGCCGTACCCGCCCTCGTCGGCAGAGCCTGTGCCCTCGTGGGGCTTCTGGACATCGCCGCGGGCGTCTTCCCGCGCTTCAGGCACAGCCGGATGCACACGCTGGCCGAGGTGCTGCCCGGCGCGTTCGGCCCGTTCGCGGCCGCGCTCTCGCTGAGCGCGGGCGTCCTGCTGCTTCTGCTCGCCCACGGACTCAAGCGCCACAAGCGCCGGGCCTGGCGGGCGGCCGTGGCACTGCTCCCGGTCGGCATCGTGGCGCAGTTCACCTACCGGCACTCCCCGGTGGGCATGCTCATCTCACTCGTCCTGCTCGCGCTCCTGCTGATCCACCGCGACCAGTTCTCGGCCCTGCCCGACCCGCGCAGCCGGTGGCGCGCGCTCGCCAACTTCGTCCTCATGAGCGCCGGTTCGCTCGCCCTCGGCCTGGTCATCGTCAGCGCCCACCCCCAGACCCTGGTCGGCGACCCGAGCCTGGCCGACCGCATCAGCCACGTGCTGTACGGCCTGTTCGGCTTCGAGGGCCCGGTGGACTACCGGGGCAACGCCTCCTGGACGGTGGCCTTCTCCCTGGGCGCCCTCGGTCTGCTGACCGCCATCACCACCATCTACCTGGCCTTCCGGCCCGAGCACCCGGCCGCGCGCCTCACCGAGGAGGACGAGTCCCGGCTGCGCGCCCTGCTGGTCAAGCACGGCGCCCGCGACTCCCTCGGCCACTTCGCGCTCCGCCGCGACAAGGCCGTCGTCTTCTCGCCCAGCGGCAAGGCGGCGGTGACCTACCGCGTCGTGTCCGGTGTGATGCTCGCCAGCGGCGACCCGATCGGCGACGTGGAGGCCTGGCCCGGCGCCATCGAGCGCTTCATGGACGAGGCCAAGGCCCACTCCTGGACCCCCGCCGTCATGGGCTGCTCCGAGACCGGAGGCGAGGTGTGGACCCGCGAGACCGGACTCGACGCCCTCGAACTGGGCGACGAGGCGGTGGTGGACGTAGCGGATTTCTCCCTGGCCGGCCGCGCGATGCGCAATGTGCGCCAGATGGTCAAGCGCATCGAGCGCGCCGGTTACGACACCCGGGTCCGGCGCGTCCGTGACCTCGGGGAGCTGGAGCTGGAGCGGATCCGGCAGGCCGCCGAGGACTGGCGCGGCACCGACAACGAACGCGGCTTCTCCATGGCGCTCGGCCGCATCGGCGACCCCGCCGACGGCGACTGCCTCATCGCCACCGCCCACAAGACCGACGACCACCCCGGCCCCTACGGCGACCTGAAGGCGATCCTGCACTTCGTGCCGTGGGGCACCGACGGCGCCTCCCTGGACCTGATGCGCCGCGACCGCTCCGCGGACCCCGGCATGAACGAACTCCTGATCGTGGCCGCCCTCCAGGCCGCACCGAAGCTCGGCATCACGCGCGTGTCGCTCAACTTCGCGATGTTCCGCTCGGCCCTCGCCCGCGGCGAGAAGATCGGCGCCGGCCCGGTGCTGCGCGCCTGGCGCGGGCTGCTGGTGTTCCTCTCGCGCTGGTTCCAGATCGAGTCCCTGTACAAGTTCAACGCGAAGTTCCAGCCCCGCTGGGAGCCCCGCTTCGTCGTCTACCGCGCCTCCGGCGACCTCCCCCGCATCGGGTTCGCCGCCATGCAGGCCGAGGGCTTCGTCGACCTCGCCCTGCCCCTCCCCCGCTTCCTGCGCCGTCGCACGCACGCCGCACGCGTGTGCGCCCACGCCGTCACGAAGCAGGACGCCCGCGCGGCCTGA
- a CDS encoding NADH-quinone oxidoreductase subunit D encodes MTPTTETMVGIGGAAESTDMVLNIGPQHPSTHGVLRLRLVLDGERIAHAEPVIGYMHRGAEKLFEARDYRQIIMLANRHDWLSAFSNELGVVLAVERMLGMEVPSRAVWTRTLLAELNRVLNHLMFLGSYPLELGGITPVFYAFREREVLQNVMEEVSGGRMHYMFNRVGGLKEDLPAGWTTRARAAVAAVRSRMDVYDDLVLGNEIFRGRTRGVGALSPEAVHAYGVSGPIARASGVDLDLRRDEPYLAYGELQDTLGVVTRTEGDCLARFEVLLAQTHNALDLADACLDRLTELPPGPINQRLPKVLKAPEGHTYAWTENPLGINGYYLVSKGEKTPYRLKLRSASYNNIQALAVLLPGTLVADMVAILGSLFFVVGDIDK; translated from the coding sequence ATGACTCCTACGACGGAGACCATGGTCGGCATCGGCGGCGCCGCGGAGAGCACCGACATGGTGCTCAACATCGGCCCCCAGCACCCGTCCACGCACGGCGTGCTGCGCCTCAGGCTCGTCCTGGACGGCGAGCGCATCGCGCACGCGGAACCGGTGATCGGCTACATGCACCGGGGCGCGGAGAAGCTCTTCGAGGCGCGCGACTACCGCCAGATCATCATGCTCGCCAACCGGCACGACTGGCTGTCGGCGTTCTCCAACGAGCTGGGCGTGGTCCTCGCCGTGGAGCGCATGCTCGGCATGGAGGTCCCCTCGCGCGCGGTGTGGACGCGCACGCTGCTCGCCGAGCTGAACCGGGTCCTGAACCACCTGATGTTCCTCGGCTCCTATCCGCTGGAGCTCGGCGGGATCACCCCGGTCTTCTACGCGTTCCGGGAGCGCGAGGTCCTCCAGAACGTCATGGAGGAGGTCTCCGGCGGCCGAATGCACTACATGTTCAACCGTGTCGGGGGCCTCAAGGAGGACCTGCCGGCGGGCTGGACCACACGCGCGCGTGCCGCGGTCGCCGCCGTGCGCTCGCGCATGGACGTCTACGACGACCTGGTGCTCGGCAACGAGATCTTCCGCGGGCGCACGCGGGGCGTGGGCGCCCTCTCGCCCGAGGCGGTGCACGCCTACGGCGTGAGCGGTCCCATCGCGCGCGCCTCGGGCGTCGACCTCGACCTGCGCCGCGACGAGCCGTACCTGGCCTACGGCGAGCTCCAGGACACGCTCGGCGTGGTGACCCGGACGGAGGGCGACTGCCTCGCCCGCTTCGAGGTCCTCCTGGCGCAGACCCACAACGCCCTCGACCTCGCCGACGCCTGTCTCGACCGGCTCACCGAGCTGCCGCCCGGGCCGATCAACCAGCGGCTGCCGAAGGTCCTGAAGGCACCCGAGGGCCACACCTACGCCTGGACCGAGAACCCGCTCGGCATCAACGGCTACTACCTGGTCAGCAAGGGCGAGAAGACCCCGTACCGGCTGAAGCTGCGCTCCGCCTCGTACAACAACATCCAGGCCCTGGCGGTGCTGCTGCCGGGGACGCTGGTGGCGGACATGGTGGCGATCCTCGGGTCACTGTTCTTCGTGGTCGGGGACATCGACAAGTAG